GACCAGTACTGCGATCAATCGGCGCACGGCTACTGCTTCTCGACAGCGCGACGAGGCCGCAGCCCGAAAGCCAGGCCGAGCAGCCCGACCAGCAGACCGCCACCGCCGAGCCAGCGCGCCACCGTGTCCGGAGAATCGGTGGACGCCGCGACCGGCGTGATCGCGGCGGCGACCTTCAACGTCGGCGCCGGATGTTCGGCTTCAGCACCGTCCTTGGCGACGTCGGCCCACTTCACCACCTCACCGTCGCTGTAGGTCTGATCGGCCGGGAAACTCAACGCATCCACGCCCTCGGGCAGCTTCCCGACCGACAGCGAGAACTCGTCGAAGTCGTTCGGTGGGATCCCGGCCGCGGTCGCGGTCCAGGTGACCGTGGTGATCGCCTTGGTCAGCGTGACGTCACCGACCTTCACCTCGGCCGGCAACTTCTCTTCCTTCTTCTCCACCTTCCATCCGTCCTTCACCTGCGCACCCACGTGCGCGAACGGATGGTCCTTGGGCAACGAGACAACGAGCTTCGTGGTGCTGGTGTTGTCCGACTCGGTCGGCACGCGGAACACCAGCTTGGCGTACCCACCGGGCTTGGCGTCCGGCGACGACACCGTGACATGGGCCGATGCCGAACCCGCGGCGCCGATCACGACGAGCGCGGAGGCCGCGACGATCGCGCCGGCGCGCAGGACGAATCTCTTGGGCATGAGAGAACCTTTCAAGGCATACGAGTAGTCCGGCGCGATCGGCCGGCTCAGACAGCTGCAGTTACTCGTACGCCGGGAGGCCCGCGCCCGGAGGCACTCGTGCCGAGTCGGGATCCGATCAAGATCCACGAGGAGAACATGCCGCTCGCGGTCGAAACGTGTCGGAGCGGATGCAGGACCGGCAACTCCGGGAGCAGTCGCGCGAACACCCGGCGTACCCGATGGACCCAGCGGTGCGCCTGGCCGATCGCGAGGACGCCGGCCAGCAACGCACCCAGGTGGGTCGCCGTCATCGTCAGGCTGCTGCCGATCGACATCCCGTGATGCATCGTCACCGAGTCCAGCGCGACGTGGACGAAGAGCTGCACCCCGGCCAGCACCAGACCCGTGAGCAGCGGCTCCCCCGCCAGGTACTCTCCGAGCAGCCAGCAGACGCCGGCCAACGCCACGAGCGGAGGTACGACGCCCAACGGCACGCCGCCGCCCCCGACGAGCGCATGACCGACTACCGCCACCGCGACGCTCAGCGCCGCGACCGCGGACGTCGTCCTGCTCTCGGTCACGGGAAAAAGTGTGCCGTAGTCGTGCAACCAATCGTGCGGCCCATCGCGTTTGACTCGGCATGACTGGGGAGGGCGACGGGTGAGACCCGAGACCGAGCAGGACTACGTCGAGTTCGTGACGCATCATGCCAACTCTCTGTGTCGAACCGCTTACCTTCTGTGCGGAGATTGGCGGCGCGCCGAGGACGCCACCCAGGAGGCCCTGATCCGGTTGTACCGGGTCTGGGGCCGGATCCAGCGCAAGGGCGCGGTCGGCGCGTACGCGCGGAAGGTCGTCGTCTCCACGACCCTCGACGCGCTCCGCCGCAAGTCCAGCCAGGAGGTCGTCGGCGGCGACGAATACTTCGCCAACGAGGCCGAGGCCGACGTACTGGGCACCGTCGAGAACCGGATGGTGATCACCAAGGCCCTCGTCGCGCTACCGCCCCGTCAGCGCGCCTGCGTCGTCCTGCGGTACTTCGACGAACTGTCCGTCGAGGAGACCGCGATCGCCCTCGACTGCCGCCCCGGAACCGTGAAGAGCCAGACGATGCGCGCTCTGGAGAAGCTGCGCGCCCATCCGTCCCTGGCCGAGCTCTCCGACCTGGTGGGGATCAAATGACGGGCGAACTGAAGACCTTGATGGACCAGGCGACCGACCGCGGTACGTCGTTCGCGCCCGACGCGACCGAACTGGTCGCAGCCGGCCGGCACCGGACCCGGCGACGCCGGGCGATGGTGAGCGCAGCCACAGCTGTCGGCACCGCGACTGCGGTGGTCGCCGTACTGCTGGTCGGCCGGATCGGAGACGCCCAGACGAAGCCGCAGCCGGCCACCGTCGCGCAGCCTGCCGCGATCACCGACCTGTGCGCGAAGTCCGACGACTTCTTCCGGACCGCGAACGACGACGCCTGGCGACGGCAGGTGGTCGCCAACTGGACCGCCAAGGTCGTCGAGGTGAGCGATGCCGACGGCGCGATGACGGTCCGCCGGTCGCCGGACGGGTCGCAGTACGCGTACTGCGTGGCGGGGGTGCCGATCCAGAAGCAACCGCTGGGCGGGTTCGGCGCGACGCTGCTGAACGTCGGCATCGTCACCCGCGAGGACCAGATCCAGCGCTACTGGAGCATGGCGTGCGGCGACGCACCGGTGGAGAGGAACTACGCGCAGGCCAGCTGCAGGGGTGTGCGGTACAGCTACGCGGGCCGGGTGCCGGAGGGAGTCACCCGGATCGCGTTCACCGGCCTCGGGCAGCGCGCCGACGCCACCGTCAAGGACGGGTACTGGGCGCACCGCGTCTACACCGACGACATCAGGAAGGGGAACACCGACCCGATCTACATCACCATGTACAACGACATCGGGAAGCAGGTCTTCAAGGAGCGGTACTGACGTCCTGCGATGATGTGCGGATGGACGTAGCTGTGCTGGAGATCGGGGGAAGCCACGTCACGGCGGCCGTGGTGGCGCCCGGCACGTGGGACGTGACCGAGGTGGACCGGGCGAAGCTCGAGTCGCAGAAGGCGGCCGAGGTGGTGGTCGAGCAGCTCGCGGAGACGGCCCGGAAGTTGCCGCTGGCAAACGGTCTGGCGGTCGCGCTGCCCGGTCCGTTCGACTTCGCGACCGGGGTCGCGTGGTACCGCGGGCAGGGCAAGTTCGACCAGCTGTACGGGTTCAACCTCGGCGCCGCGCTGAGCAGCGAACTCGGGATCGACCGGTTGCTGTTCATGAACGACGCGGAGGCGTTCGCGGTCGGCGAGTGGACCGCGGGCGAGGTCCGCGGCGTCGAACGTTGCGTCGGCGTCACGATCGGCACCGGCATCGGTACGGCGTTCCTCGCCGACGGCCGCGTGGTCCGCGACGGCGGCACCGTCCCGCCGGGCGGTGAGCTCTACAAGACGACGTACGCCGGGAAACCGCTGGAGGACTCGATCTCCGCGCGCGCGATCCTCCGCCGGTACGCCGAGAGCACCGGAACGGGGGCCCCTGGCGTCAAGGAGATCGCCGACCAGGCCCGCACCGGCGACACCGCCGCGCAGGAGGTCCTGACAGCCTGCTTCACCGACCTGGCCGCCGCCTTGAAGCCCTGGCTGGAACGCTTCGGCGTAACGAAGACCGTCCTGGGCGGCTCGATCTCAGGCGCCTTCGACCTGGTGACGTCGGCCCTGGACTTCCCGGCCTCCGCAACGAAGGACACCGAGCACTCCGCCCTGATCGGCGCCGCCGCCCACTACCTCCGCTCGTCATGAACTGTCGGCGACCCCCGCTACGGTCGGTGGCGTGAAGATCGCCTCACCCCGCCTGCGGGCGCAGCTCGAGTCCACCCTGCCCGACGAGATCGAGGACGAGGAGCGGTTGCTCGATCTGGGGCTGGAGGACGTGGATCTGAGTGATCTGGAGGCCGAGCACGTCGAGATCAGCGGTTGCCGGTTCACCCGGAGCAAGCTGGCCGGGTCCGACCTGGAGAAGCTGATCCTGGTCGACACCGAGCTCGCCCAGTGCGACCTGGCCAACTCCCGCTGGTCCGACGCGGCGCTGACCAGGGTCGCGATCACCGGCTCCCGGATGATCGGGTTCGCCGGCCCGGGCGCGAACCTCCAGCACGTGACGATCCAGGACACCGTGCTCGACTTCGCGTCGTTCCGGTTCGCGAAGTTCTTCAAGGTCGAGCTGACCGACTCCCGGCTGCAGAGCGCCGACTTCGTCTCGGCCGACCTGACCGGCGCCGTGTTCCGGCGCTGCGACCTGTCCGGCGTGGAGTTCTCCCAGGTCAAGGCGGCCAAAGCGGTGTTCGTGGACTGCACCTGGGACGGCGCCAAGGGCCTCGCCTCGCTGTCCGGTGCGACCGTGGCGGCGGCCTCCCCCATCGACACGCTGGCCTTCACCAGCGCGGTCACCGTCGCCTCCGGCATCACGCTGGCACATCCCGACGACCTCGAGTGAGCGTGATCCGGCCCACGTAGGAGTACGACGTACGCCGGATAAGGTGGGCCCGTGACTGACTCGACGATCATCTACACCCACACCGACGAGGCTCCGGCGCTCGCCACGTACTCGTTCCTCCCTGTCGTCCAGGCGTACGCCGGCCAGGCCGGTGTCGGCGTGGAGACCCGGGACATCTCACTGGCCGGCCGGATCCTGGCGCTCTTCCCGGAGTACCTCAAGGACGACCAGCGGATCGCGGACGCGCTCGGCGAGCTCGGTGAGCTGGCCAAGACGCCCGCGGCGAACATCATCAAGCTGCCGAACGTCTCGGCCTCGGTCCCGCAGCTGAAGGCCGCGATCGCCGAGCTGCAGTCCCAGGGCTACGCGCTGCCGGAGTACCCGGACGAGCCGAAGACCGACGAGGAGCGGGAGATCCAGGCCCGCTACGACAAGGTCAAGGGCTCCGCGGTGAACCCGGTGCTGCGCGAGGGCAACTCGGACCGCCGGGCCCCGGCCTCGGTGAAGAACTACGCCAAGACCCACCCGCACCGGATGGGCGCCTGGACCGCCGACTCCAAGACGAACGTCGCGACGATGGACAACGACGACTTCCGCGCGACGGAGAAGTCGGCCGTGATCGAGTCCGCGGGCTCGCTGCGGATCGAGCTGGCCGGTGACGACGGCACCACGACGGTGCTGCGCGAGTCGATCCCGGTCCTGGCCGGTGAGGTCGTCGACGCGTCCGTCCTGCACGTGGCCGCGCTGCGCGAGTTCCTGACCGCCCAGGTCGCCCGGGCGAAGGCCGAGGACGTGCTGTTCTCGGTGCACCTGAAGGCCACCATGATGAAGGTGTCGGACCCGATCATCTTCGGTCACGTCGTCCGCGCCTTCTTCCCGAAGACGTTCGCGCAGTACGGCGACGTACTCGCGAAGGCCGGCCTGACCCCGAACGACGGCCTCGGCGGCATCCTGAACGGGATCGCGAGCCTGCCGGAGGGCGCCGAGATCAAGGCCTCCTTCGACGCCGAGCTCGCCGACGGCCCGAAGCTCGCGATGGTCGACTCGGACAAGGGCATCACCAACCTGCACGTCCCGTCCGACGTCATCGTCGACGCGTCGATGCCGGCCATGGTCCGTACGTCGGGGCACATGTGGGGCCCGGACGGCGGGGAGCACGACACCCTCGCCGTACTGCCGGACCACAGCTACTCCGGCATCTACCAGGTCGTTCTCGACGACTGCCGCGCGAACGGCGCGTTCGACCCGGCGACCATGGGCTCGGTGCCGAACGTCGGCCTGATGGCGCAGAAGGCCGAGGAGTACGGCTCGCACGACAAGACCTTCGAGGTCCAGACCACCGGCACCGTCCGGCTGGTGAACGAGGCCGGCGACGTCGTGCTCGAGCAGGCGGTCTCGGCCGGTGACATCTTCCGCGCCTGCCAGACCAAGGACGCCCCGATCCAGGACTGGGTCAAGCTGGCCGTCAACCGCGCCCGCGCCACCGGCGACCCGGCGGTGTTCTGGCTGGACGAGACCCGTGCCCACGACGCTCAGATCATCACGAAGGTCCAGAAGTACCTGTTCGACCACGACACCGAGGGTCTGGACATCCGGATCCTGGCGCCCGTCGACGCGATCAAGTTCTCGCTGGAGCGGATCCGCCGCGGCGAGAACACCATCTCGGTGACCGGCAACGTGCTGCGTGACTACCTGACCGACCTGTTCCCGATCCTCGAGCTGGGCACCAGCGCGAAGATGCTGTCGGTCGTCCCGCTGATGGCCGGCGGCGGCCTGTTCGAGACCGGTGCCGGCGGTTCCGCGCCGAAGCACGTGCAGCAGCTGGTCAAGGAGAACTACCTGCG
This Kribbella sp. NBC_00482 DNA region includes the following protein-coding sequences:
- a CDS encoding YcnI family copper-binding membrane protein, with the protein product MPKRFVLRAGAIVAASALVVIGAAGSASAHVTVSSPDAKPGGYAKLVFRVPTESDNTSTTKLVVSLPKDHPFAHVGAQVKDGWKVEKKEEKLPAEVKVGDVTLTKAITTVTWTATAAGIPPNDFDEFSLSVGKLPEGVDALSFPADQTYSDGEVVKWADVAKDGAEAEHPAPTLKVAAAITPVAASTDSPDTVARWLGGGGLLVGLLGLAFGLRPRRAVEKQ
- a CDS encoding SigE family RNA polymerase sigma factor → MRPETEQDYVEFVTHHANSLCRTAYLLCGDWRRAEDATQEALIRLYRVWGRIQRKGAVGAYARKVVVSTTLDALRRKSSQEVVGGDEYFANEAEADVLGTVENRMVITKALVALPPRQRACVVLRYFDELSVEETAIALDCRPGTVKSQTMRALEKLRAHPSLAELSDLVGIK
- a CDS encoding ROK family protein, whose product is MDVAVLEIGGSHVTAAVVAPGTWDVTEVDRAKLESQKAAEVVVEQLAETARKLPLANGLAVALPGPFDFATGVAWYRGQGKFDQLYGFNLGAALSSELGIDRLLFMNDAEAFAVGEWTAGEVRGVERCVGVTIGTGIGTAFLADGRVVRDGGTVPPGGELYKTTYAGKPLEDSISARAILRRYAESTGTGAPGVKEIADQARTGDTAAQEVLTACFTDLAAALKPWLERFGVTKTVLGGSISGAFDLVTSALDFPASATKDTEHSALIGAAAHYLRSS
- a CDS encoding pentapeptide repeat-containing protein gives rise to the protein MKIASPRLRAQLESTLPDEIEDEERLLDLGLEDVDLSDLEAEHVEISGCRFTRSKLAGSDLEKLILVDTELAQCDLANSRWSDAALTRVAITGSRMIGFAGPGANLQHVTIQDTVLDFASFRFAKFFKVELTDSRLQSADFVSADLTGAVFRRCDLSGVEFSQVKAAKAVFVDCTWDGAKGLASLSGATVAAASPIDTLAFTSAVTVASGITLAHPDDLE
- a CDS encoding NADP-dependent isocitrate dehydrogenase, with amino-acid sequence MTDSTIIYTHTDEAPALATYSFLPVVQAYAGQAGVGVETRDISLAGRILALFPEYLKDDQRIADALGELGELAKTPAANIIKLPNVSASVPQLKAAIAELQSQGYALPEYPDEPKTDEEREIQARYDKVKGSAVNPVLREGNSDRRAPASVKNYAKTHPHRMGAWTADSKTNVATMDNDDFRATEKSAVIESAGSLRIELAGDDGTTTVLRESIPVLAGEVVDASVLHVAALREFLTAQVARAKAEDVLFSVHLKATMMKVSDPIIFGHVVRAFFPKTFAQYGDVLAKAGLTPNDGLGGILNGIASLPEGAEIKASFDAELADGPKLAMVDSDKGITNLHVPSDVIVDASMPAMVRTSGHMWGPDGGEHDTLAVLPDHSYSGIYQVVLDDCRANGAFDPATMGSVPNVGLMAQKAEEYGSHDKTFEVQTTGTVRLVNEAGDVVLEQAVSAGDIFRACQTKDAPIQDWVKLAVNRARATGDPAVFWLDETRAHDAQIITKVQKYLFDHDTEGLDIRILAPVDAIKFSLERIRRGENTISVTGNVLRDYLTDLFPILELGTSAKMLSVVPLMAGGGLFETGAGGSAPKHVQQLVKENYLRWDSLGEFFALAASFEHLAQATGNARAQVLADTLDRATATFLNEDKSPTRRVGGIDNRGSHFYLSLYWAQELAGQTDDADLAKAFAPLAETLAANEQTIVGELLAVQGSPADLGGYYQPDPAKAAAIMRPSKTWNEALASL